Proteins from one Cyprinus carpio isolate SPL01 chromosome B15, ASM1834038v1, whole genome shotgun sequence genomic window:
- the coq8b gene encoding atypical kinase COQ8B, mitochondrial isoform X1: MVLAEVLQVVRGAGKVGAAFATIQGEQLRLMACNSTFGAGVKAAQEAVEVVMGTVMEAGVTPKTEEFPDIEKWEEMDPDEAAKWAVGSEMPPDISSKEGREETPAMPFGAPTGTVKGNGWPGQSTRFLHVSMSHLRVRFVHDSMVARLSPEDIKKAREAKQNIARPVRQKLSERARERKVPATRISRLANFGGLAVGLGIGAIAEVAKQSFGGKRSGYMGALLDSPLLSEANAERIVNTLCKVRGAALKIGQMLSIQDNSFINPQLQKIFERVRQSADFMPAWQMHKVLEEELGSGWKEKLSSFEEKPFAAASIGQVHHGVLPDGREIAMKIQYPGVAESIRSDINNLMSVLKMSVVLPDGLFADSSLEVLQRELAWECDYKREAECAKRFRNLLKGDPVFVVPEVFDELSSRRVITMELVHGVPLDRCVDLNQEIRNEICFNILQLCLRELFEFRFMQTDPNWSNFFYNSEQNKIFLLDFGACRDYPQSFTDDYIEVVHAASVGDRAAVLQKSKDLNFLTGFEAKAFEDAHVEAVMILGEAFASTEAFDFGTQCTTQRIQSLIPVMLRHRLTPPPEESYSLHRKMAGSFLICSKLKARIPCRNMFLDVYNAYQSKKRCI; the protein is encoded by the exons TGGTGTTGGCAGAAGTGCTCCAGGTGGTGAGGGGGGCTGGAAAGGTGGGTGCTGCCTTTGCCACCATTCAGGGTGAACAGCTCAGACTGATGGCCTGCAACTCGACCTTTGGTGCAGGGGTCAAAGCTGCACAGGAGGCGGTTGAGGTCGTGATGGGCACGGTGATGGAAGCAGGCGTG aCACCTAAGACTGAGGAGTTCCCCGACATTGAGAAGTGGGAGGAGATGGACCCAGATGAAGCAGCAAAGTGGGCTGTGGGCTCTGAAATGCCTCCAGATATCTCCAGCAAAGAAGGACGGGAGGAAACACCAGCGATGCCTTTTGGTGCACCTACTGGCACTGTCAAAGGAAATGGCTGGCCTGGTCAAAGCACTCGATTTCTGCATGTATCAATGTCTCATCTCCGTGTTAGGTTTGTCCATGACTCTATGGTTGCCAGGTTAAGCCCTGAAGACATTAAAAAGGCAAGGGAGGCAAAACAGAATATTGCCAGGCCTGTCCGACAAAAG CTTAGTGAGCGAGCGAGAGAAAGAAAAGTACCGGCAACCCGGATAAGCCGACTGGCTAATTTTGGAG gatTAGCTGTTGGACTTGGCATTGGTGCCATTGCTGAAGTGGCGAAGCAGTCTTTTGGAGGAAAACGCTCAGGTT ATATGGGGGCTCTTTTAGACTCTCCCCTCCTGTCAGAGGCCAATGCAGAGAGAATAGTGAACACACTGTGTAAAGTTAGAGGAGCGGCCCTCAAGATTGGACAGATGCTAAGCATTCAGG ATAATAGCTTCATTAACCCACAACTGCAGAAAATATTTGAGAGGGTTCGACAGAGTGCAGACTTCATGCCAGCCTGGCAAATGCAT AAAGTGCTTGAGGAGGAGTTAGGATCTGGATGGAAGGAGAAGCTCTCATCATTTGAGGAAAAACCCTTTGCTGCTGCTTCAATTGGTCAAGTGCATCATGGAGTCTTGCCTGATGGGAGGGAAATTGCTATGAAGATACAG TACCCTGGTGTTGCTGAGAGCATTCGTAGTGACATCAACAATCTCATGTCTGTTCTGAAGATGAGTGTTGTGCTGCCTGATG GTCTATTTGCTGACAGTAGTCTTGAGGTTCTACAGAGGGAGCTGGCATGGGAGTGTGACTACAAGAGAGAGGCAGAGTGTGCAAAGCGATTTAG gaATTTGCTTAAAGGTGATCCAGTGTTCGTAGTCCCTGAGGTTTTTGATGAGCTATCGAGTCGTCGAGTGATCACAATGGAGCTAGTTCATGGAGTTCCACTGGACCGCTGTGTTGATTTGAATCAGGAGATTAGAAATGAG ATCTGTTTCAACATCCTGCAGTTGTGTTTGAGAGAGCTGTTTGAGTTCCGCTTCATGCAGACAGACCCTAACTGGTCCAACTTCTTCTATAATAGTGAACAGAACAAG ATATTTCTGTTGGACTTTGGAGCCTGCCGAGACTACCCACAGTCATTCACAGATGATTACATAGAG GTGGTCCATGCAGCATCAGTCGGCGACAGGGCTGCTGTTCTGCAGAAATCTAAAGATCTGAATTTCCTTACTGGTTTTGAAGCCAAG GCCTTCGAGGATGCACACGTAGAGGCAGTTATGATCCTCGGCGAAGCGTTTGCTTCTACTGAAGCGTTTGACTTCGGCACTCAGTGTACCACACAGCGCATCCAGAGCCTGATCCCTGTCATGCTTCGACACCGTCTCACTCCTCCTCCAGAGGAGTCTTACTCTCTCCACCGCAAAATGGCTGGCTCATTCCTCATCTGTTCCAAGCTGAAGGCCCGCATTCCCTGCCGAAATATGTTCCTTGACGTTTACAATGCCTACCAAAGTAAGAAAAGATGCATCTAG
- the coq8b gene encoding atypical kinase COQ8B, mitochondrial isoform X2 yields MVLAEVLQVVRGAGKVGAAFATIQGEQLRLMACNSTFGAGVKAAQEAVEVVMGTVMEAGVTPKTEEFPDIEKWEEMDPDEAAKWAVGSEMPPDISSKEGREETPAMPFGAPTGTVKGNGWPGQSTRFLHVSMSHLRVRFVHDSMVARLSPEDIKKAREAKQNIARPVRQKLSERARERKVPATRISRLANFGGLAVGLGIGAIAEVAKQSFGGKRSDMGALLDSPLLSEANAERIVNTLCKVRGAALKIGQMLSIQDNSFINPQLQKIFERVRQSADFMPAWQMHKVLEEELGSGWKEKLSSFEEKPFAAASIGQVHHGVLPDGREIAMKIQYPGVAESIRSDINNLMSVLKMSVVLPDGLFADSSLEVLQRELAWECDYKREAECAKRFRNLLKGDPVFVVPEVFDELSSRRVITMELVHGVPLDRCVDLNQEIRNEICFNILQLCLRELFEFRFMQTDPNWSNFFYNSEQNKIFLLDFGACRDYPQSFTDDYIEVVHAASVGDRAAVLQKSKDLNFLTGFEAKAFEDAHVEAVMILGEAFASTEAFDFGTQCTTQRIQSLIPVMLRHRLTPPPEESYSLHRKMAGSFLICSKLKARIPCRNMFLDVYNAYQSKKRCI; encoded by the exons TGGTGTTGGCAGAAGTGCTCCAGGTGGTGAGGGGGGCTGGAAAGGTGGGTGCTGCCTTTGCCACCATTCAGGGTGAACAGCTCAGACTGATGGCCTGCAACTCGACCTTTGGTGCAGGGGTCAAAGCTGCACAGGAGGCGGTTGAGGTCGTGATGGGCACGGTGATGGAAGCAGGCGTG aCACCTAAGACTGAGGAGTTCCCCGACATTGAGAAGTGGGAGGAGATGGACCCAGATGAAGCAGCAAAGTGGGCTGTGGGCTCTGAAATGCCTCCAGATATCTCCAGCAAAGAAGGACGGGAGGAAACACCAGCGATGCCTTTTGGTGCACCTACTGGCACTGTCAAAGGAAATGGCTGGCCTGGTCAAAGCACTCGATTTCTGCATGTATCAATGTCTCATCTCCGTGTTAGGTTTGTCCATGACTCTATGGTTGCCAGGTTAAGCCCTGAAGACATTAAAAAGGCAAGGGAGGCAAAACAGAATATTGCCAGGCCTGTCCGACAAAAG CTTAGTGAGCGAGCGAGAGAAAGAAAAGTACCGGCAACCCGGATAAGCCGACTGGCTAATTTTGGAG gatTAGCTGTTGGACTTGGCATTGGTGCCATTGCTGAAGTGGCGAAGCAGTCTTTTGGAGGAAAACGCTCAG ATATGGGGGCTCTTTTAGACTCTCCCCTCCTGTCAGAGGCCAATGCAGAGAGAATAGTGAACACACTGTGTAAAGTTAGAGGAGCGGCCCTCAAGATTGGACAGATGCTAAGCATTCAGG ATAATAGCTTCATTAACCCACAACTGCAGAAAATATTTGAGAGGGTTCGACAGAGTGCAGACTTCATGCCAGCCTGGCAAATGCAT AAAGTGCTTGAGGAGGAGTTAGGATCTGGATGGAAGGAGAAGCTCTCATCATTTGAGGAAAAACCCTTTGCTGCTGCTTCAATTGGTCAAGTGCATCATGGAGTCTTGCCTGATGGGAGGGAAATTGCTATGAAGATACAG TACCCTGGTGTTGCTGAGAGCATTCGTAGTGACATCAACAATCTCATGTCTGTTCTGAAGATGAGTGTTGTGCTGCCTGATG GTCTATTTGCTGACAGTAGTCTTGAGGTTCTACAGAGGGAGCTGGCATGGGAGTGTGACTACAAGAGAGAGGCAGAGTGTGCAAAGCGATTTAG gaATTTGCTTAAAGGTGATCCAGTGTTCGTAGTCCCTGAGGTTTTTGATGAGCTATCGAGTCGTCGAGTGATCACAATGGAGCTAGTTCATGGAGTTCCACTGGACCGCTGTGTTGATTTGAATCAGGAGATTAGAAATGAG ATCTGTTTCAACATCCTGCAGTTGTGTTTGAGAGAGCTGTTTGAGTTCCGCTTCATGCAGACAGACCCTAACTGGTCCAACTTCTTCTATAATAGTGAACAGAACAAG ATATTTCTGTTGGACTTTGGAGCCTGCCGAGACTACCCACAGTCATTCACAGATGATTACATAGAG GTGGTCCATGCAGCATCAGTCGGCGACAGGGCTGCTGTTCTGCAGAAATCTAAAGATCTGAATTTCCTTACTGGTTTTGAAGCCAAG GCCTTCGAGGATGCACACGTAGAGGCAGTTATGATCCTCGGCGAAGCGTTTGCTTCTACTGAAGCGTTTGACTTCGGCACTCAGTGTACCACACAGCGCATCCAGAGCCTGATCCCTGTCATGCTTCGACACCGTCTCACTCCTCCTCCAGAGGAGTCTTACTCTCTCCACCGCAAAATGGCTGGCTCATTCCTCATCTGTTCCAAGCTGAAGGCCCGCATTCCCTGCCGAAATATGTTCCTTGACGTTTACAATGCCTACCAAAGTAAGAAAAGATGCATCTAG